The following coding sequences lie in one Methanofastidiosum sp. genomic window:
- a CDS encoding NDP-sugar synthase: MAGGYATRLWPITRKRSKSLLPIGKETIIDHVYSKIAKFNLPVIVSTNQIFEEDFKKWAKNKGIQVIAEKTTKEEEKLGAVKALGQLYEILNDDIFLIAGDNLFTFGLEQFYEYFKKNKKPLTALYDVKAEYLAKRYGIAELEEDKIVKFHEKSDNPPSTLAGMGIYILPRKSLNILLEYIEKGRNVDNLGDYISYLAEKDEIYAFPCHEGLWHDIGKPDSYLESLSIYMKNYIGNIEIDENSKIIEPVVIKDNSKIINNSIIGPNVYIGENCTIDNSKISNSVIFDNSSILNSQINKSILDSHCSINDNKLKDSVLGEYSKINEH, from the coding sequence ATGGCCGGGGGATATGCAACAAGATTATGGCCAATAACTAGAAAAAGGTCAAAATCATTATTGCCTATAGGAAAAGAAACGATAATTGATCATGTTTACTCAAAAATTGCTAAATTCAATCTTCCAGTAATCGTATCAACAAATCAAATTTTTGAAGAAGATTTTAAGAAATGGGCAAAGAACAAGGGTATTCAAGTAATTGCAGAAAAAACGACAAAAGAAGAAGAGAAATTAGGCGCAGTTAAAGCATTAGGGCAACTTTATGAAATTCTAAATGATGACATCTTTCTTATTGCAGGAGACAATTTATTTACATTTGGTTTAGAGCAATTTTATGAATATTTTAAGAAAAATAAAAAACCATTAACTGCATTGTATGATGTAAAGGCAGAATATCTTGCTAAAAGGTATGGGATAGCTGAACTTGAGGAGGATAAAATAGTAAAATTCCATGAAAAATCGGATAATCCACCTTCTACCCTTGCTGGAATGGGGATATACATACTTCCAAGAAAATCTCTAAATATTTTATTAGAGTATATTGAAAAAGGAAGAAATGTCGATAATCTAGGAGATTACATTAGCTATTTAGCTGAAAAGGATGAAATATATGCGTTTCCCTGTCATGAAGGATTATGGCATGACATAGGAAAACCAGATTCTTATTTAGAATCACTTAGTATTTATATGAAGAATTATATTGGAAATATAGAAATAGATGAAAATTCAAAAATTATTGAGCCTGTTGTTATTAAAGATAATTCCAAAATAATAAACAATTCAATTATAGGTCCAAACGTATACATAGGCGAAAATTGCACGATAGATAATTCCAAAATTAGTAATTCCGTTATTTTTGACAATAGTTCAATATTAAATTCCCAGATAAATAAATCTATACTTGACAGTCATTGCTCAATCAATGACAATAAACTTAAAGATTCAGTGTTAGGCGAATATTCAAAAATAAATGAACATTAG